A portion of the Oreochromis niloticus isolate F11D_XX linkage group LG10, O_niloticus_UMD_NMBU, whole genome shotgun sequence genome contains these proteins:
- the slc13a5a gene encoding solute carrier family 13 member 5a isoform X2, which yields MSVLPLRVKMLRQVWRLKGVVILVCSPFLLLPLAVSTTEAACAYVIALMAAYWCTEVLPLAVTALLPTILFPVLGIMESKEVCMQYLKDTNMLFVGGLMVAVAVEHWNLHKRIALRVLLIVGVRPALLMLGFMGVTAFLSMWISNTATTAMMVPIVQAVLDQLHSNVDPEHPAKSKNRSEALPQEHQEKTISILQAVNPNIMEIGLNQSTQPQGNSEKTSNLQGNVLPEHKGVSQGQMDTKETVKPAPQDKPPSDSSSSPVVVTVESNFCQMELEELSDVEEETRRMSKGLLLSVCYAASIGGIATLTGTGPNLVLIGQMSQLFPQNGDVINFASWFAFAFPTMVLTLTLAWFWLQFLYVGCNLKKTWGCGAVQSQKERAAYEVIRDEHSRLGPMSYGEFSVLALFILMVVLWFTRDPRFMDGWATYMFNSKAEFVTDATVALFVAVLLFVLPSEPPRYLCFWRRSDTESRVSQGPAPSLLTWQVTQKKMPWNIVLLLGGGFALAKGSEESGLSRWLGDQMTPLHSVPPWAIAIILCLLVATFTECASNVATATLFLPILASMSQSISLNPLYVMIPCTLSASFAFMLPVATPPNAIVFSSGFLKVSDMAKTGVVMNIIGIGCISLAINSWGRVLFSLDTFPSWANVTAPV from the exons ATGTCAGTTCTTCCTCTGCGGGTGAAAATGCTGCGGCAGGTCTGGAGGCTGAAGGGCGTCGTGATCCTCGTCTGCAGCCCGTTCCTCCTGCTGCCGCTCGCCGTCAGCACCACG GAGGCAGCCTGTGCTTATGTCATAGCCCTCATGGCGGCTTATTGGTGCACAGAGGTGTTGCCACTGGCGGTGACGGCGCTGCTGCCAACCATCCTGTTCCCCGTCCTGGGCATCATGGAGTCCAAAGAA GTGTGTATGCAGTACCTGAAGGACACTAACATGCTGTTTGTCGGGGGCCTGATGGTTGCCGTAGCCGTCGAGCACTGGAACCTCCACAAACGCATCGCGCTCCGGGTGCTGCTGATAGTCGGAGTCCGACCTGCCCT GTTGATGCTGGGGTTCATGGGAGTGACGGCCTTCCTGTCCATGTGGATCAGCAACACGGCCACCACCGCCATGATGGTCCCCATCGTCCAGGCCGTCCTGGACCAGCTCCACAGTAACGTAGACCCCGAGCACCCGGCCAAGAGTAAGAACAGGAGTGAGGCACTACCTCAGGAGCATCAGGAGAAAACCATCAGCATCCTTCAAGCTGTTAACCCAAACATCATGGAGATAG GTCTGAATCAATCAACCCAACCTCAAGGCAACTCAGAGAAAACCAGCAACCTACAAGGCAACGTGTTGCCTGAGCATAaaggggtgtcacagggtcagATGGACACAAAGGAGACTGTCAAACCAGCACCACAAGACAAACCTCcatcagacagcagcagcagtcccG TGGTCGTGACCGTGGAGAGCAACTTCTGTCAGATGGAGCTGGAGGAGCTGAGTGACGTGGAGGAGGAGACGAGAAGGATGAGTAAAGGCCTCCTACTGTCAGTCTGCTACGCCGCCAGCATCGGAGGCATCGCTACCCTGACAGGAACCGGGCCGAACCTGGTCCTCATCGGACAGATGAGCCA GCTCTTCCCTCAGAATGGTGACGTGATCAACTTTGCATCCTGGTTTGCCTTTGCCTTCCCCACCATGGTGCTGACGCTGACCCTGGCCTGGTTCTGGCTGCAGTTTCTCTACGTGGGCTGCAA CCTGAAGAAGACGTGGGGTTGTGGTGCGGTCCAGTCGCAGAAGGAGCGGGCGGCATACGAGGTCATCAGGGATGAGCATTCCCGTCTGGGACCCATGAGCTACGGAGAGTTCAGCGTTCTGGCACTTTTCATCCTCATGGTGGTGCTGTGGTTCACACGAGACCCGCGCTTCATGGACGGCTGGGCGACGTACATGTTCAACTCCAAAGCTGA gTTCGTCACAGATGCAACCGTTGCCttgtttgttgctgttttgttgttCGTTCTTCCCTCCGAGCCGCCGCGATACCTCTGCTTCTGGAGGCGCTCTGACACAG AGTCTCGGGTCTCTCAAGGCCCCGCCCCTTCTCTGCTCACCTGGCAGGTGACTCAGAAGAAGATGCCCTGGAATATCGTCCTGCTGCTGGGAGGCGGCTTTGCTTTGGCCAAAGGCAGTGAG GAGTCTGGTTTGTCACGTTGGCTCGGTGATCAGATGACGCCGCTCCACTCAGTCCCTCCGTGGGCCATCGCCATCATCCTCTGCCTGCTCGTTGCCACCTTCACTGAATGTGCAAGCAACGTTGCAACAGCAACTCTCTTCCTGCCCATCCTGGCTTCCATG TCCCAGTCCATCAGCTTGAACCCTCTGTACGTGATGATCCCCTGCACCCTCAGCGCCTCCTTCGCCTTCATGCTGCCGGTGGCCACCCCACCTAATGCCATTGTGTTTTCCTCCGGTTTCCTCAAAGTGTCCGACATG GCTAAAACAGGTGTGGTGATGAACATCATCGGCATCGGCTGCATCAGTCTGGCCATCAACAGCTGGGGTCGGGTCCTGTTTTCTCTGGACACTTTCCCCTCATGGGCCAACGTCACTGCACCCGTATAG
- the slc13a5a gene encoding solute carrier family 13 member 5a isoform X1: MCRRESEREKPGSSQTVSRTQLRGTDSASFSTDSFLFSSSSSSPPSAMSVLPLRVKMLRQVWRLKGVVILVCSPFLLLPLAVSTTEAACAYVIALMAAYWCTEVLPLAVTALLPTILFPVLGIMESKEVCMQYLKDTNMLFVGGLMVAVAVEHWNLHKRIALRVLLIVGVRPALLMLGFMGVTAFLSMWISNTATTAMMVPIVQAVLDQLHSNVDPEHPAKSKNRSEALPQEHQEKTISILQAVNPNIMEIGLNQSTQPQGNSEKTSNLQGNVLPEHKGVSQGQMDTKETVKPAPQDKPPSDSSSSPVVVTVESNFCQMELEELSDVEEETRRMSKGLLLSVCYAASIGGIATLTGTGPNLVLIGQMSQLFPQNGDVINFASWFAFAFPTMVLTLTLAWFWLQFLYVGCNLKKTWGCGAVQSQKERAAYEVIRDEHSRLGPMSYGEFSVLALFILMVVLWFTRDPRFMDGWATYMFNSKAEFVTDATVALFVAVLLFVLPSEPPRYLCFWRRSDTESRVSQGPAPSLLTWQVTQKKMPWNIVLLLGGGFALAKGSEESGLSRWLGDQMTPLHSVPPWAIAIILCLLVATFTECASNVATATLFLPILASMSQSISLNPLYVMIPCTLSASFAFMLPVATPPNAIVFSSGFLKVSDMAKTGVVMNIIGIGCISLAINSWGRVLFSLDTFPSWANVTAPV, encoded by the exons ATGTGtcggagagagagtgagagagagaaacctGGGAGCAGCCAGACTGTGAGCCGGACGCAGCTGCGAGGCACAGATTCGGCTTCATTCAGCACTGacagctttttgttttcatcttcatcttcatcaccaCCATCAGCCATGTCAGTTCTTCCTCTGCGGGTGAAAATGCTGCGGCAGGTCTGGAGGCTGAAGGGCGTCGTGATCCTCGTCTGCAGCCCGTTCCTCCTGCTGCCGCTCGCCGTCAGCACCACG GAGGCAGCCTGTGCTTATGTCATAGCCCTCATGGCGGCTTATTGGTGCACAGAGGTGTTGCCACTGGCGGTGACGGCGCTGCTGCCAACCATCCTGTTCCCCGTCCTGGGCATCATGGAGTCCAAAGAA GTGTGTATGCAGTACCTGAAGGACACTAACATGCTGTTTGTCGGGGGCCTGATGGTTGCCGTAGCCGTCGAGCACTGGAACCTCCACAAACGCATCGCGCTCCGGGTGCTGCTGATAGTCGGAGTCCGACCTGCCCT GTTGATGCTGGGGTTCATGGGAGTGACGGCCTTCCTGTCCATGTGGATCAGCAACACGGCCACCACCGCCATGATGGTCCCCATCGTCCAGGCCGTCCTGGACCAGCTCCACAGTAACGTAGACCCCGAGCACCCGGCCAAGAGTAAGAACAGGAGTGAGGCACTACCTCAGGAGCATCAGGAGAAAACCATCAGCATCCTTCAAGCTGTTAACCCAAACATCATGGAGATAG GTCTGAATCAATCAACCCAACCTCAAGGCAACTCAGAGAAAACCAGCAACCTACAAGGCAACGTGTTGCCTGAGCATAaaggggtgtcacagggtcagATGGACACAAAGGAGACTGTCAAACCAGCACCACAAGACAAACCTCcatcagacagcagcagcagtcccG TGGTCGTGACCGTGGAGAGCAACTTCTGTCAGATGGAGCTGGAGGAGCTGAGTGACGTGGAGGAGGAGACGAGAAGGATGAGTAAAGGCCTCCTACTGTCAGTCTGCTACGCCGCCAGCATCGGAGGCATCGCTACCCTGACAGGAACCGGGCCGAACCTGGTCCTCATCGGACAGATGAGCCA GCTCTTCCCTCAGAATGGTGACGTGATCAACTTTGCATCCTGGTTTGCCTTTGCCTTCCCCACCATGGTGCTGACGCTGACCCTGGCCTGGTTCTGGCTGCAGTTTCTCTACGTGGGCTGCAA CCTGAAGAAGACGTGGGGTTGTGGTGCGGTCCAGTCGCAGAAGGAGCGGGCGGCATACGAGGTCATCAGGGATGAGCATTCCCGTCTGGGACCCATGAGCTACGGAGAGTTCAGCGTTCTGGCACTTTTCATCCTCATGGTGGTGCTGTGGTTCACACGAGACCCGCGCTTCATGGACGGCTGGGCGACGTACATGTTCAACTCCAAAGCTGA gTTCGTCACAGATGCAACCGTTGCCttgtttgttgctgttttgttgttCGTTCTTCCCTCCGAGCCGCCGCGATACCTCTGCTTCTGGAGGCGCTCTGACACAG AGTCTCGGGTCTCTCAAGGCCCCGCCCCTTCTCTGCTCACCTGGCAGGTGACTCAGAAGAAGATGCCCTGGAATATCGTCCTGCTGCTGGGAGGCGGCTTTGCTTTGGCCAAAGGCAGTGAG GAGTCTGGTTTGTCACGTTGGCTCGGTGATCAGATGACGCCGCTCCACTCAGTCCCTCCGTGGGCCATCGCCATCATCCTCTGCCTGCTCGTTGCCACCTTCACTGAATGTGCAAGCAACGTTGCAACAGCAACTCTCTTCCTGCCCATCCTGGCTTCCATG TCCCAGTCCATCAGCTTGAACCCTCTGTACGTGATGATCCCCTGCACCCTCAGCGCCTCCTTCGCCTTCATGCTGCCGGTGGCCACCCCACCTAATGCCATTGTGTTTTCCTCCGGTTTCCTCAAAGTGTCCGACATG GCTAAAACAGGTGTGGTGATGAACATCATCGGCATCGGCTGCATCAGTCTGGCCATCAACAGCTGGGGTCGGGTCCTGTTTTCTCTGGACACTTTCCCCTCATGGGCCAACGTCACTGCACCCGTATAG
- the LOC112847980 gene encoding uncharacterized protein LOC112847980, translating to MDNDASVDCLLSMMHKEKITRPSPPPVVSIDQVHKVLRKINPCKAAGPDNIVGWALKAFTNELADVLTSIFNLSLSQSIVPTCFKTTTMIPLPKKSPPTCLNNYRGVALTAKCFERVVLAYIESNIPDTLDPPIGQHQMLALLPFTTSSPTWKLMPPTSGWYWLIAALPSILSSLTNSSTNCLHPTLCDWLQDFLTGRSTT from the exons ATGGATAATGATGCATCAGTAGACTGTTTACTGTCTATG aTGCACAAGGAGAAGATCACCCGACCTTCTCCCCCACCAGTGGTCTCAATAGACCAAGTACACAAAGTCCTGAGGAAGATCAACCCCTGCAAGGCAGCAGGACCAGACAACATCGTAGGATGGGCCCTTAAAGCATTTACTAACGAGCTGGCTGATGTTCTCACttccatcttcaacctctccctcAGCCAGAGCATCGTTCCCACATGCTTCAAGACCACAACTATGATCCCTCTCCCCAAGAAAAGCCCACCCACCTGCCTAAACAACTACAGAGGAGTTGCACTCACTGCAAAGTGTTTTGAGAGAGTGGTGCTGGCCTACATCGAGAGCAACATCCCAGACACTCTGGATCCCCCAATAGGTCAACATCAGATGCTAGCGCTGCTACCATTCACTACTTCCTCTCCCACCTGGAAACTAATGCCTCCTACATCAGGGTGGTATTGGTTGATtgcagctctgccttcaatacTCTCATCCCTCACAAACTCATCCACAAACTGTCTACACCCCACCCTATGTGACTGGCTACAGGACTTTTTGACTGGCAGGTCAACTACCTGA
- the LOC100697299 gene encoding GTPase IMAP family member 4, which translates to MDSTYALLDDEEEEEPEFRIILVGKTGVGKSAAGNTILGTRTFISTTSPSTVTLECQKERGEFGGHALAVIDTPGLFDTSKTEKEVKREIARSISFVAPGPHVFLVVLQAGRFTKEEQETVKILQKVFGETAAQYTMALFTHGDNLEADDVTIETFIHKSKALNDFLDQCQGRYHVFNNRKEDPAQVRELLEKINTMVQRNGGSCYTNEKFLEAERVIREEMDRLLRENPGMTPQEARRLAEKDNWFIQAIVAAAGAIPGIGLGAGVGLAVEVAIGAGVGAVGGPIGAAVGAVVGAVAGATVVAVKSGACPIQ; encoded by the exons ATGGACAGCACATATGCTTTGCTAG atgatgaagaagaggaagaaccTGAGTTCCGGATAATCCTTGTTGGGAAAACTGGAGTTGGGAAGAGCGCAGCGGGAAACACCATCTTAGGAACAAGAACTTTTATATCTACAACATCTCCTTCCACAGTAACGTTAGAGTGCCAAAAGGAAAGGGGAGAATTTGGTGGTCACGCGCTGGCTGTCATTGATACTCCGGGTCTGTTCGACACCAGCAAAACTGAAAAGGAAGTGAAAAGAGAGATCGCTAGATCAATCTCTTTTGTTGCTCCTGGTCCTCATGTGTTCCTGGTTGTGCTCCAGGCTGGCAGATTCacaaaagaagaacaagaaacaGTGAAAATCCTTCAGAAGGTGTTTGGagaaacagcagcacagtaCACTATGGCCTTGTTCACACATGGAGACAATCTGGAGGCCGATGACGTGACCATAGAAACATTTATCCATAAAAGTAAAGCTCTCAATGACTTCCTCGATCAGTGTCAGGGAAGATACCATGTTTTTAACAACAGAAAGGAAGATCCCGCTCAGGTCAGAGAGCTGTTGGAGAAGATCAACACAATGGTTCAGAGAAATGGAGGAAGCTGCTACACCAATGAAAAATTCCTAGAGGCAGAGAGAGTCATAAGAGAGGAGATGGACCGACTTCTGAGAGAAAATCCAGGCATGACACCCCAGGAAGCACGGAGACTGGCAGAGAAAGACAACTGGTTCATCCAGGCCATTGTGGCAGCTGCTGGAGCGATTCCTGGTATTGGTCTTGGAGCCGGTGTTGGACTTGCTGTTGAAGTTGCTATTGGAGCAGGTGTTGGAGCTGTAGGAGGCCCAATTGGAGCTGCAGTGGGAGCTGTAGTGGGAGCTGTAGCTGGAGCTACAGTCGTGGCTGTGAAAAGCGGTGCATGTCCTATACAGTGA